CTATAATGATATAAACAATCTTATCCTGAATGTTCCCCAGGCACCTTCAAAGGGTATACCTGGCAACTCGATACCTGCAAACGTCGGATCAATGTTCAACAAGGGATTTGAGTTTTCTCTTACCAGTTACAATATAACCAGAACTAATTTCAACTGGACTACCAGTTTCAACTTTACGGCTTTAAAGAATGAAGTAACTGAGCTTGCTCCCGGAGTTGATGAGATAAGAACCTCGACAGCTGATCTCGAAACAACCAACATCACTGTTGTAGGTCTTCCTGTAGGTAACCTTCTCGCAGTTGAAACCCGTGGTGTTGACCCGCAGACAGGAAGAAGAGTCTATGTTAATGCCGATGGCAAGGAGGTTCTTTATGATCACTCAGCCCCGGCCGGAGAAAGATGGACCTTCCGTTCAGACGGTCAGATAGCTCCAGCAGTGAACACTGCATCTGACGCTGTTCCTTTTGCTTCACCACTGCCGAAGTTCTATGGTGGTATTGACAATAATCTCGAGTTCAAAGGCTTTGATGTTTCTCTCAACCTTACCTATGCTTTGGGTTTCTATATCTATTCAGGATCAAAGGCAGGCATGAGAGACCAGAGGTGGTGGAACAACTCGGTGGAGGTATATGAAACAGCATGGAAAAAGCCTGGTGACATCACAAATATTCCGAAGCCTGTCATGGGTGACAATATCTCCAACGGATCATCATTTCCTATCTCTGAGAATATAGAGAAGGGTGACTATATGAAAGTCAGGAGCATTTCAGCGGGATACACATTCAAGAATGTTCTTCCTGGCGTGATTAATATTGAAAGTATCAGAGTTTACGGTCAGGTATTCAATGCATTAGTGTTTACAAAGTACTCCGGTTCTGACCCAGAGGTTTCAACAAACACTGATTCCAACCTTGCACCGGGTGTTGACAGGAACACTGCTCCCCAGGCAAGGACATATACCTTTGGAGTGAACGTGTCATTTTAACCAATTAATTTAGAATCAGATATGAAAAAAATAATCAAGGGCTCAATAATATTGGCATTAGTATTGTTGATTTCCGGTTGTGTCAAGGATGAATGGATGAATCCGGCACCGATAACCTCACTTTCTGATCTTACCGTGTTTGAATCCAAGGATAGAATTGCGAATCAGGTTAACGGTATGTATGCCTCTCTCAAGAATGGCTGGCACCTTGGTGGTCGTTTCCTTGCTTACAATGACCTCAGATGTGACAACTTTCTGCCCAACAGTTCCAACCTTGTAACACTGTACGCTACATGGAACCATTCAGTCATTAGTTCCACGAACGAGGTTCAGAACTTCTGGAACAACACCTATCAGACGGTAAACGTAGTCAACGTCTTCCTTGAAGGCCTGACAAACGCATGGGATGAAGGCAAGCTTTCCGGAGTTATCAGTCAGGCAGAATATGATCAGTACAGGAGTGAAGCACTCACCATCAGGGCTTTCTGTTACTTTGACCTGTTGCAGATGTATTCAAAGCCTTATCATATGGGCAATGGTGCAAACCGCGGTCTTCCCCTGAGGCTTAAAGCCAACAAATCAGCAGCAGACAATGATCTGGCACCCAGTCAGGTATCAGAAGTCTACACGCAGATTCTGAAGGACCTCAATGACGCTGAAGGAATGGCAATCTCAGATTATGGCAACGGACATCTGAACATAACTAGGATCCACAAGAACACAATAATTGCGTTCAAGACAAGGGTTTATCTGCACATGCACAACTGGGGCGCAGTTGTAAGTGAGTCAGCCAAGATTGTTCCTGCCGCTGCTCCTTTCGATGCCACTTCAGGTGTCAGCAATGCACTTGTTGCTGACTACGCAAGCATCTTTGCATCACCTCATTCAACCAAAGAGTCTGTTTTCTCATTGCCTCATACGACGGCTAACAACGCCGGAACACAGAACCACCTGGCTCACTATTTTGATCCGGAATCCGGAGAGTCTTACTACCTTGTGACAGGCGATGGCTCACTCTATAATGCTATGGATGATACCGATGCAAGGAAGATCATGATCAGGGTTAATGCAAGTGATGGACAACCATATATTTCCAAATATACTGATACGGGTACAAGGTCTGACTATGTGCCGGTGATCAGATGGGCTGAGGTGTTGCTTAATCGTGCTGAAGGAATCGTTCGCGACGGGGGCAGCGTCACACAGGCAGCAATTGACCTGCTCAATGCTGTAAGAGTACGCTCCTTTGAGACCGGCGCATACGATATTGCTGATTTTGCCTCTGCTGATGAATTCTATACCGCTATTTTGCAGGAGAGAAATATTGAGTTTCTTGGAGAAGGTCTCCGCAACATGGACCTTTTGAGACTGGGGTTGACAATACCGGGTAAAGGAAGTGCAG
This window of the Candidatus Cloacimonadota bacterium genome carries:
- a CDS encoding RagB/SusD family nutrient uptake outer membrane protein; the protein is MKKIIKGSIILALVLLISGCVKDEWMNPAPITSLSDLTVFESKDRIANQVNGMYASLKNGWHLGGRFLAYNDLRCDNFLPNSSNLVTLYATWNHSVISSTNEVQNFWNNTYQTVNVVNVFLEGLTNAWDEGKLSGVISQAEYDQYRSEALTIRAFCYFDLLQMYSKPYHMGNGANRGLPLRLKANKSAADNDLAPSQVSEVYTQILKDLNDAEGMAISDYGNGHLNITRIHKNTIIAFKTRVYLHMHNWGAVVSESAKIVPAAAPFDATSGVSNALVADYASIFASPHSTKESVFSLPHTTANNAGTQNHLAHYFDPESGESYYLVTGDGSLYNAMDDTDARKIMIRVNASDGQPYISKYTDTGTRSDYVPVIRWAEVLLNRAEGIVRDGGSVTQAAIDLLNAVRVRSFETGAYDIADFASADEFYTAILQERNIEFLGEGLRNMDLLRLGLTIPGKGSAGFGTVGAVPSTSQAYIWPVPDSERSYNKLMTP